The following proteins come from a genomic window of Nostoc sp. TCL26-01:
- the kdpF gene encoding K(+)-transporting ATPase subunit F yields the protein MKIDIKAIALIFTLHLLMPPAVHATTSITLNRTSTWAVSILGVVILALIIYLFTVIFQPERF from the coding sequence ATGAAAATAGATATAAAAGCGATCGCTCTAATTTTTACCTTACATCTGCTCATGCCCCCAGCCGTTCACGCCACCACCAGCATCACCTTAAATCGTACCTCCACTTGGGCTGTTAGCATCTTAGGAGTAGTGATTTTAGCCTTAATTATTTACTTATTTACAGTTATTTTTCAGCCAGAAAGATTTTAA
- a CDS encoding type I secretion system permease/ATPase, with the protein MASRENPKADSQIASELKLQNNESLRINVLASIPWTQPPLNCLTPEQKAQLEERLEIRRYRLGEKIWSSEVGGYQFFIVAGKVRLRQEGINQPLTALQVGDWFGDLQKLPGEYKAVAASKEVILACWDTSLWEEISTPAMEDFWLGLGSQGNREIGNQVDAFASPVPPQPLTPPEQTVNPPSPSPATSYPFVSSWNTAAACLTMAAQQLENPVNLEWVQRQLRGQNPQQVVEAGEKLGLVLRRLQVTWAELRQLSFPALLQWQAESVPHPSWVVVYGVKGDRLIIANPLNPDNICETVPQSVVEQCWDGKLWQVELISQQEKFNLNWFTPAVWKYRKLLAEVLLASFTLQLLGLGTPLITQVVIDKVMVQESLPTLDVMAIALLLVAIFEAVLGILRLFIFTHTARRLDLSLSAQLFRHLMRLPLAYFESRRVGDTVARVQELEQIRQFLTGTALTVILDSIFAVVYLALMFYYNIPLTFVALAVLPLFATLTIVATPILRNWLNETFNRNADSQSFLVETVTGIHSVKAHAAESVARDRWEGLFARFVRTGFKASTTSNISSNIGDFLTNFSSLLILWFGAKLVIDHKLTIGQLIAFQMLSGRVTGPLLRLVQLWQNLQQVLLSVDRIGDILNVAPEAEMGTGLVLPLLKGQITFEQVFFRYKANTEPVLRGISFNVEPGQFVGIVGRSGSGKSTLSKLLQRLYQIESGRVLIDGFDIKSADLASLRQQIGVVLQEDFLFNGSILENITLGNPDITAEQVVEAARLAVAHDFISQLPYGYETNVGERGTALSGGQRQRIALARLFLSEAPILVLDEATSALDSETEQQVLQNLQTVSANRTVFLIAHRFAPLKRADLILVLEKGVIAERGTHAQLLQQKGLYWSLYQRQQANV; encoded by the coding sequence ATGGCTAGCAGAGAAAATCCAAAAGCTGACAGTCAAATTGCAAGTGAGTTAAAACTTCAAAATAATGAATCGCTGAGAATAAACGTGCTAGCTTCTATACCTTGGACTCAACCACCTCTCAATTGTCTCACTCCTGAACAAAAAGCTCAATTAGAAGAACGTCTAGAAATCCGTCGTTATCGACTGGGAGAAAAAATTTGGTCAAGTGAAGTCGGCGGTTATCAGTTTTTCATTGTTGCTGGTAAAGTCCGCTTGCGCCAAGAAGGGATTAACCAGCCTTTGACAGCCTTACAAGTAGGTGATTGGTTTGGTGACTTACAAAAACTACCGGGAGAATATAAAGCTGTAGCTGCTAGTAAGGAGGTAATACTGGCTTGTTGGGATACAAGTCTGTGGGAAGAAATCTCGACTCCAGCTATGGAAGATTTTTGGTTGGGGTTGGGGAGTCAGGGAAACAGAGAAATTGGCAATCAAGTGGATGCTTTTGCTAGTCCTGTACCGCCACAGCCGCTAACACCTCCAGAACAGACGGTAAATCCTCCCAGTCCTTCACCTGCAACAAGTTACCCGTTTGTGAGTAGTTGGAATACTGCTGCGGCTTGTTTGACAATGGCAGCCCAACAGCTAGAAAATCCGGTGAATTTGGAATGGGTACAACGTCAACTCAGGGGACAGAATCCTCAACAAGTCGTGGAAGCAGGGGAAAAGTTAGGTTTGGTGTTGCGACGCTTACAAGTTACTTGGGCTGAATTGCGCCAGTTGTCTTTTCCGGCTTTGTTGCAATGGCAAGCTGAGTCAGTTCCCCATCCGTCGTGGGTGGTGGTTTATGGGGTGAAAGGCGATCGCCTAATTATCGCTAATCCCTTAAATCCTGATAATATTTGTGAAACTGTCCCACAGTCAGTAGTTGAACAGTGCTGGGATGGTAAGTTGTGGCAAGTAGAACTGATATCTCAACAAGAAAAATTTAACCTCAACTGGTTCACACCAGCCGTTTGGAAATATCGCAAACTGTTAGCAGAAGTATTACTCGCATCTTTCACTTTACAATTATTGGGTTTAGGCACGCCATTAATTACTCAGGTTGTGATTGATAAAGTCATGGTGCAGGAGAGTTTGCCCACTCTCGATGTCATGGCGATCGCCCTTTTGTTAGTTGCTATATTTGAAGCTGTATTGGGGATTTTACGATTATTTATTTTTACCCACACAGCCCGACGTTTAGATTTAAGCTTATCAGCACAATTATTTCGTCACCTGATGCGGTTGCCCTTGGCTTATTTTGAGTCCAGGCGGGTGGGTGATACAGTAGCCAGAGTCCAAGAACTAGAACAAATTCGTCAGTTTCTTACAGGTACAGCCTTAACGGTAATTTTAGATAGCATCTTTGCCGTCGTTTATCTAGCATTGATGTTTTATTACAATATTCCCCTAACTTTTGTGGCGTTGGCAGTGCTACCCTTGTTTGCCACACTGACCATAGTTGCGACACCAATTTTACGTAACTGGCTCAACGAAACCTTTAACCGCAATGCTGACAGTCAATCGTTCTTGGTAGAAACGGTTACAGGTATTCATTCTGTCAAAGCTCATGCGGCTGAATCAGTCGCACGCGATCGCTGGGAAGGTTTATTTGCTCGGTTTGTGCGGACTGGTTTTAAAGCCTCCACAACATCTAATATTAGCAGTAATATTGGTGACTTTCTCACTAATTTTTCCTCCTTATTAATTTTGTGGTTTGGTGCTAAATTAGTCATCGACCATAAACTGACAATCGGGCAATTAATCGCCTTTCAAATGCTCTCTGGCAGAGTCACCGGGCCGCTTTTACGCCTAGTGCAATTGTGGCAAAATCTCCAACAAGTCTTACTTTCTGTTGACCGCATTGGCGATATTCTCAATGTTGCCCCAGAAGCCGAAATGGGAACTGGTTTAGTATTACCACTCCTCAAAGGTCAAATTACTTTTGAGCAAGTATTTTTCCGCTATAAAGCTAATACTGAACCTGTTTTGCGGGGTATTTCTTTTAATGTCGAACCAGGACAATTTGTCGGTATTGTGGGACGCAGTGGTTCTGGTAAAAGTACCCTGTCTAAGTTGTTGCAACGACTCTATCAAATTGAATCAGGACGGGTTCTCATCGATGGTTTTGATATTAAAAGTGCAGACTTAGCCTCACTACGACAACAAATCGGTGTAGTTCTCCAAGAAGACTTTTTATTTAACGGTTCCATCTTGGAAAATATCACTCTGGGCAATCCTGATATTACCGCCGAACAAGTTGTAGAAGCAGCCCGACTAGCCGTCGCCCACGATTTTATCAGTCAATTACCCTACGGTTACGAAACAAACGTCGGGGAACGGGGTACAGCTTTATCGGGGGGACAAAGACAACGCATTGCTTTAGCGAGGTTATTTCTCTCCGAAGCCCCGATTTTAGTCTTAGATGAAGCTACTAGTGCCTTAGATAGTGAAACCGAACAGCAGGTACTACAAAATCTGCAAACAGTTTCTGCTAACCGTACCGTCTTTCTCATTGCCCACCGCTTTGCTCCTCTGAAGCGCGCAGATTTGATTCTGGTGCTAGAAAAAGGCGTAATTGCTGAACGTGGTACTCACGCACAACTCCTGCAACAAAAAGGCTTGTATTGGTCACTCTATCAACGCCAGCAAGCAAACGTGTAA
- the kdpB gene encoding potassium-transporting ATPase subunit KdpB: MNPTAPTPKSKPPRSRPGDRRQTHKRAKIKTQGLYLRAIRDAFVKLNPQSAIRNPVMFLVWVGTLVTFSVTIDPQLFGPTQQKNPQLFNGLLTGVLFFTVWFANFAEAVAEGRGKAQADALRSTKSETLAKQLAPDGTVTQVPSTSLKQGDTIYVVAGDIIPADGEVMMGVASVDESAITGESAPVLKESGSDIASSVTGGTRIISDELIVRVTADPGKGFIDRMIALVEGAERTKTPNEIALTVLLAVLSLVFLFVVATIPAFAYYADTPVDVPTLVALLVALIPTTIGGLLSAIGIAGMDRVAQFNVIATSGRAVEACGDVNTLVLDKTGTITLGNRLAEEFIPINAHTVEEVASVAWAASVFDDTPEGKSIVRLAEKLGIHFDFDYNQAQGIAFSAKTRMSGTNLPGGREARKGAVGAIQGFVRSRNGRITPELDTAYERVSQLGGTPLAVCLDNEIYGVIYLKDIVKSGIRERFDQLRRMGVRTVMLTGDNRITASVIAKEAGVDDFIAEATPEDKISVIQQEQAQGKLVAMTGDGTNDAPALAQANVGVAMNTGTQAAKEAANMVDLDSDPTKLIDIVSIGKQLLITRGALTTFSIANDIAKYFAIIPVIFAAANLQSLNIMNLTSTNSAVLSALIYNALIIPALIPLALKGVQFRPLTANQLLQRNILIYGLGGIITPFIAIKLIDVLITLIGLT, encoded by the coding sequence ATGAACCCAACCGCACCTACCCCCAAATCTAAACCCCCCCGTTCTCGTCCAGGCGATCGCCGTCAAACACACAAAAGAGCTAAAATCAAAACTCAGGGACTCTACCTCAGAGCAATTCGGGATGCTTTTGTTAAACTCAATCCCCAATCTGCCATTAGAAATCCAGTGATGTTTTTGGTTTGGGTAGGGACGCTGGTTACTTTTTCCGTCACTATTGATCCCCAACTATTTGGCCCCACTCAGCAGAAAAACCCCCAACTATTCAACGGCTTGTTAACAGGGGTTTTATTCTTCACAGTTTGGTTTGCTAACTTTGCCGAAGCTGTAGCTGAGGGACGAGGTAAAGCTCAAGCCGATGCTTTGCGTTCCACCAAATCTGAGACTTTAGCTAAACAACTTGCCCCCGACGGTACAGTTACACAAGTTCCCTCCACCAGTCTCAAACAGGGTGACACTATATATGTAGTTGCAGGTGATATTATTCCCGCCGATGGGGAAGTAATGATGGGTGTTGCTTCCGTCGATGAATCGGCAATTACGGGAGAGTCTGCACCAGTCTTGAAAGAATCCGGTTCCGATATTGCCAGTTCTGTGACTGGTGGTACAAGGATTATCTCGGATGAATTAATTGTCCGGGTAACTGCTGACCCAGGTAAAGGTTTTATTGACCGCATGATTGCTTTAGTCGAGGGTGCAGAACGGACAAAAACACCGAATGAAATTGCCTTAACAGTATTACTTGCCGTTTTAAGCTTAGTCTTTCTCTTCGTTGTTGCCACCATCCCGGCATTTGCTTACTACGCCGATACTCCCGTCGATGTCCCGACCTTGGTTGCTTTATTAGTCGCACTGATCCCCACTACCATCGGCGGCTTACTCAGTGCCATTGGGATTGCCGGCATGGATAGAGTTGCCCAATTTAACGTTATTGCCACCTCTGGCAGGGCAGTGGAAGCTTGCGGTGATGTTAATACCTTAGTACTTGACAAAACAGGCACAATTACCCTTGGTAATCGCTTGGCAGAAGAATTTATCCCGATTAATGCTCACACAGTCGAAGAAGTAGCCAGTGTTGCTTGGGCTGCTAGCGTCTTTGACGATACACCAGAAGGTAAATCTATTGTCCGCCTAGCCGAAAAATTAGGTATACACTTTGATTTCGACTACAATCAAGCCCAGGGAATTGCCTTTTCCGCCAAAACCCGCATGAGTGGAACTAATCTACCCGGTGGCAGAGAAGCCCGGAAAGGCGCAGTAGGAGCAATTCAAGGGTTTGTGCGATCGCGTAATGGCCGCATCACCCCAGAATTAGATACAGCCTACGAAAGAGTTTCCCAACTAGGCGGTACACCCTTGGCTGTTTGCTTAGATAACGAAATCTACGGTGTTATCTATCTCAAAGACATCGTTAAATCCGGGATTCGAGAGCGTTTCGATCAATTACGTCGTATGGGTGTACGTACGGTCATGCTTACCGGCGACAACCGCATTACAGCCTCCGTCATTGCCAAAGAAGCTGGAGTTGATGACTTCATCGCCGAAGCCACCCCAGAAGACAAAATCAGCGTCATTCAACAAGAACAAGCCCAAGGTAAACTCGTCGCCATGACAGGAGACGGAACCAACGACGCACCAGCCCTCGCCCAAGCCAATGTTGGTGTCGCCATGAACACAGGTACACAAGCTGCCAAAGAAGCAGCCAACATGGTAGATTTAGACTCCGATCCCACAAAACTGATTGATATTGTCAGCATCGGCAAACAATTGCTCATCACCCGTGGCGCATTAACCACATTTTCCATCGCCAATGATATAGCCAAATACTTTGCCATTATTCCCGTCATCTTTGCCGCAGCGAATTTGCAAAGCCTCAACATTATGAACTTAACGAGTACCAATTCTGCTGTACTCTCAGCCCTCATCTACAATGCCCTAATTATCCCCGCCCTCATTCCCCTAGCCTTAAAAGGTGTACAATTTCGCCCCCTCACAGCCAATCAATTACTCCAACGCAACATCTTAATCTACGGCTTAGGCGGCATCATCACCCCATTTATCGCCATTAAATTAATCGATGTACTCATCACCCTCATCGGACTCACTTAA
- a CDS encoding peptidylprolyl isomerase, with product METLSFLSIDDQPISVEQTVKYLQSSGKLAQFIGDVLRQYVIEQEIQTREDVEINPALIEQTVIDFRLKNQLADPDVFQEWLRNNGMDYPKFHGSITFNFKLEKLKTLVTEAKLPEYFIERKIFLDRVVLSRIVVESRELAEELQLQIEEGGSFEQLAKEYSLLDDRLVNGMMGPISRGTMPDILRAAIDIASPGQLVGPIDIEGRYGLFRVEQFLPASLDDTQLQQALQNELFEKWLAEKIQKLTVKLQVS from the coding sequence ATGGAAACTTTATCGTTTTTGAGTATTGATGACCAACCAATTTCTGTGGAACAAACAGTAAAATACTTACAATCTTCAGGGAAATTGGCGCAATTTATCGGTGATGTGTTGCGTCAGTATGTGATTGAGCAAGAAATCCAGACGCGAGAGGATGTGGAAATTAATCCGGCACTCATTGAACAAACAGTAATTGATTTTCGGCTGAAAAATCAACTAGCTGACCCTGATGTTTTCCAGGAGTGGTTAAGAAATAATGGGATGGACTATCCGAAATTCCACGGATCAATTACGTTCAATTTTAAATTAGAAAAATTGAAAACGTTAGTGACAGAAGCTAAATTGCCAGAATACTTTATTGAACGTAAAATTTTCTTGGATCGAGTGGTACTTTCCCGGATTGTCGTAGAAAGTCGAGAACTAGCTGAAGAATTGCAGTTACAAATCGAAGAAGGAGGTAGTTTTGAACAATTAGCGAAAGAGTATTCCTTATTGGACGATCGCCTTGTCAATGGCATGATGGGGCCTATCAGTCGCGGAACTATGCCAGATATATTAAGAGCAGCTATTGATATTGCTAGCCCTGGACAGTTAGTTGGGCCGATTGACATTGAAGGACGTTACGGTTTGTTTCGTGTCGAACAATTTCTGCCAGCGTCTTTGGATGATACTCAACTCCAGCAAGCATTACAAAATGAGTTATTTGAGAAATGGCTAGCAGAGAAAATCCAAAAGCTGACAGTCAAATTGCAAGTGAGTTAA
- the kdpC gene encoding K(+)-transporting ATPase subunit C, which translates to MSFIREIIKAIRITLVLWLITAIIYPLAILVIGQGLFPFQANGSIRKNLQAESIGSELIGQVFTSEKYFHSRPSAVRYSQGRKAKPTGISGASNLAPSNPELLNRIVEAANQLRDENIQPTADLIYTSGSGLDPHISFPAARQQLERVARARGVKEDEILTLINKYTDGRFLWIFGEPGVNVLRLNYALDLQDINRQQN; encoded by the coding sequence ATGTCTTTCATTAGAGAAATTATTAAAGCAATTCGCATTACTTTAGTACTTTGGTTAATCACAGCCATCATTTATCCTCTCGCCATTTTAGTCATCGGTCAAGGTTTATTCCCCTTCCAAGCTAACGGTAGCATCAGGAAAAATCTCCAAGCCGAATCAATTGGTTCTGAGTTAATTGGGCAAGTATTTACATCGGAAAAATACTTCCACAGTCGCCCTAGTGCAGTCCGTTACAGTCAAGGTAGAAAAGCCAAACCCACAGGAATTTCTGGTGCTAGCAACCTCGCTCCCAGCAATCCCGAATTACTCAACCGCATTGTCGAAGCAGCCAATCAACTCCGCGATGAAAATATTCAACCAACTGCGGATTTAATCTACACCTCTGGCTCAGGTTTAGATCCGCATATTTCTTTCCCAGCAGCCAGACAACAATTAGAAAGAGTAGCCCGCGCTCGTGGTGTGAAAGAAGATGAAATTCTCACTTTAATTAATAAATACACAGATGGCAGATTTTTGTGGATATTTGGTGAGCCAGGAGTCAATGTTTTACGATTAAACTATGCACTTGATTTGCAAGATATTAACAGACAACAAAATTAA
- the kdpA gene encoding potassium-transporting ATPase subunit KdpA — protein sequence MGQGLLQIGLTLCVVIAITPVLGRYIARVFLGERTLLDPLMNPIERSIYVLTGVRTKDKDEMTGWQYIRAIIYTNLLMGILVYSLIYYQRLLPWNPNGFSAPGWDTLLHTVVSFVTNTDQQHYAGETTLSYFSQVAALGFLMFTSAATGLAVGIAFIRGLTGKKLGNFYVDLTRGITRILLPMSVIGAIALVLLGVPQTLGETLTLTTLEGGTQYIARGPIASFEMIKMLGENGGGFFAANSAHPFENPNAATNFLEIIAMIAIPAAMIYTYGVFAKNIKQAWLLFWMVFIVFVVLVWTAASGELQGNPLVNSTLGIEQPNLEGKELRFGWAQTALWAVMTTATMCGAVNGMHDSLMPQGLFATLFNLFLQIIWGGQGTGTAYLFIYLILTVFLTGLMVGRTPEIFGRKIEKREIVLASVILLIHPIVVLIPSAIALAYPFSLSGITNPSYHGISQVVYEYASASANNGSGLEGLTDNTLWWNISTCVSILVGRYIPIIAMLLLADSMSRKQTVPQTPGTLKTDSLVFTTVTAGIVLILGVLTFFPVLALGPIAEGFKLAAGG from the coding sequence ATGGGACAAGGTTTGTTACAGATTGGCTTAACGCTGTGTGTTGTCATAGCGATTACCCCTGTTTTGGGGAGATACATAGCACGTGTGTTTCTGGGAGAAAGGACTCTACTTGATCCTTTAATGAACCCCATCGAACGCAGTATCTATGTCTTAACTGGTGTCCGCACTAAAGATAAAGATGAGATGACGGGTTGGCAGTATATCCGCGCCATCATCTACACTAACCTGTTGATGGGTATTTTAGTATATTCACTGATATATTATCAGCGACTATTACCCTGGAATCCTAACGGTTTCAGTGCGCCTGGATGGGACACACTTTTACATACTGTAGTTTCTTTTGTCACCAACACCGACCAGCAACACTATGCTGGTGAAACAACCCTGAGTTACTTCTCCCAAGTAGCAGCCTTGGGCTTTTTGATGTTTACCTCAGCCGCTACAGGTTTAGCGGTGGGAATTGCCTTTATTCGGGGATTAACAGGCAAAAAACTGGGAAACTTTTACGTTGATCTCACCCGTGGGATCACCAGAATATTATTGCCCATGTCGGTAATTGGTGCGATCGCTTTAGTTCTACTAGGTGTACCGCAAACATTAGGCGAAACCTTGACTCTCACCACCCTAGAAGGGGGAACCCAGTACATCGCCAGAGGGCCGATCGCTTCCTTTGAGATGATTAAGATGTTGGGTGAAAATGGCGGTGGTTTTTTTGCGGCTAACTCAGCCCATCCCTTTGAAAATCCCAACGCTGCCACTAATTTCCTGGAAATCATCGCTATGATTGCCATCCCAGCCGCGATGATTTACACTTACGGCGTGTTTGCTAAAAATATCAAACAAGCTTGGCTATTATTCTGGATGGTGTTTATTGTATTTGTCGTTCTTGTGTGGACAGCAGCCAGTGGCGAACTACAGGGTAATCCTTTGGTAAATAGCACATTGGGCATAGAACAACCGAATTTAGAAGGGAAAGAACTGCGCTTTGGTTGGGCCCAAACAGCACTTTGGGCAGTGATGACAACCGCTACCATGTGCGGCGCAGTCAATGGAATGCACGATTCTTTAATGCCCCAAGGACTATTTGCCACATTATTTAACTTATTTTTGCAAATTATCTGGGGTGGACAGGGAACAGGCACAGCGTACCTATTTATATATCTCATTCTCACCGTATTCTTAACTGGACTGATGGTGGGACGCACCCCAGAAATTTTTGGCCGCAAAATTGAAAAACGAGAAATCGTCCTGGCGAGCGTCATCTTACTCATTCACCCCATTGTCGTCTTAATTCCCAGTGCGATCGCCCTAGCTTACCCGTTTTCTCTCTCCGGCATCACCAACCCCAGCTATCATGGCATTTCCCAAGTAGTTTATGAATACGCCTCAGCCAGTGCCAATAATGGTTCTGGTTTAGAAGGATTGACAGACAATACTCTGTGGTGGAATATCAGCACTTGTGTCAGCATCCTCGTAGGTAGATACATTCCCATTATTGCCATGCTATTACTAGCTGATAGTATGTCTCGCAAACAAACCGTACCCCAAACCCCCGGCACACTCAAAACCGACTCCCTAGTATTTACCACCGTCACCGCCGGCATAGTCCTAATTTTAGGTGTGCTAACATTCTTCCCCGTCCTAGCACTAGGCCCCATCGCCGAAGGTTTTAAACTAGCCGCCGGGGGTTAG
- a CDS encoding filamentous hemagglutinin N-terminal domain-containing protein gives MVKYSIKLKIIGQRAIIYALATAGFLVNPWWSVTATAQIDPDATLGNENSQLTPNVTINNLPAKRIDGGAIKGNNLFHSFREFNINEGERVYFHNPNGISNIFTRVTGTNSSQILGTLGVTGNANLFLINPHGIIFGQNARLDIAGSLIASTASGINFADGFKFTTSHQQSNPLLTVSIPTGLQLGENPQKILVQGDGKGIRTSNSPVVDVTNGLRVGSDRTLALVGGNIDFTGGTLKTAGGRIELGSVAGSGLVSLNAVEQGFALGYADVSKFGDIQFSRSTAVDASGLSGGTINIRGRKLTITNGSQIEATTLGVGTGGKLTVTASELVELRGTSSENRPSSLSTDNRDSGTVPGELTINTRQLILQPGGRISASNSDTGLGGTITVNADELVELIGTFTSSGGLRSSGLSIQTTGRGNSGNLIINTKKLSIREGAEISASTYGAGNGGNIIINASEIVELKGISNSRNTLLPSRIVAEAGNNIREVNRNAPSAPVTGKGGNLAINTRQLTIQDEARLTVSSRSENRNAQGAGTLDVKASNILLNNQGQIAATTFIGQGGNIKLAAQDFLVLRRHSTISTTAGTARAGGDGGNIDINTDFIVTARGENSDITANAFRGSGGKVNITAQSIFGIKPLSRQELQTLLATDNPDAINPSLLLSNDITAISQQSPSLSGQVTLNTPESDPSSGLVELTTDIVDVSGLINQNLCVAASQGSEFIITGRGGLPPSPYEILNLNTGWEDWQISELASRSVQKKNSQSHTPNALLPTRITEAQGWVKNLDGTVILTSQPVVSTPQGTWLSHPTCQHN, from the coding sequence GTGGTAAAATACTCTATTAAGCTAAAAATTATTGGGCAGCGTGCCATTATCTACGCATTGGCAACAGCAGGATTTTTAGTCAATCCCTGGTGGAGTGTGACAGCTACAGCCCAAATTGACCCAGATGCAACTCTAGGCAATGAAAATTCCCAATTAACGCCCAATGTTACCATCAATAATCTGCCGGCGAAACGTATAGATGGGGGTGCGATTAAAGGTAACAATCTTTTTCACAGCTTTCGAGAATTTAATATCAACGAAGGGGAAAGAGTTTATTTCCATAATCCCAATGGCATTAGTAATATTTTCACCAGAGTCACAGGTACGAATTCATCGCAGATTTTAGGAACCCTTGGTGTGACTGGGAATGCTAACCTGTTTTTGATTAATCCGCATGGGATAATTTTTGGTCAAAATGCCAGATTAGATATTGCAGGTTCCTTAATTGCTAGTACTGCGAGTGGGATCAATTTTGCCGATGGATTTAAATTCACTACATCTCATCAGCAATCAAATCCCCTGTTGACAGTTAGCATTCCCACTGGTTTGCAATTGGGAGAAAATCCCCAAAAAATATTAGTCCAAGGAGATGGTAAAGGGATTAGAACTAGTAACTCTCCTGTAGTAGATGTAACTAATGGTTTGCGGGTAGGAAGCGATCGCACTCTTGCTTTAGTAGGCGGCAATATCGATTTTACAGGTGGTACACTGAAAACAGCCGGAGGTCGGATTGAATTAGGTAGTGTTGCTGGCTCTGGTTTAGTTAGTCTCAATGCTGTAGAACAAGGTTTTGCTTTAGGTTATGCAGATGTGAGCAAATTTGGGGACATCCAATTTTCTCGAAGTACTGCTGTCGATGCTAGTGGTTTGAGTGGTGGTACAATTAATATCCGTGGCAGAAAATTAACAATCACAAATGGTTCGCAAATTGAAGCTACTACCCTTGGTGTGGGTACAGGAGGGAAATTAACGGTAACTGCATCAGAGTTAGTCGAGTTGAGGGGTACATCATCGGAAAACCGCCCCAGTTCCTTATCTACTGATAATCGTGATAGTGGAACAGTACCTGGAGAATTGACAATTAATACTAGACAATTAATCCTGCAACCAGGAGGACGAATATCAGCAAGTAATTCTGATACTGGATTAGGCGGAACTATTACTGTTAACGCTGATGAGCTTGTAGAATTGATTGGTACTTTCACCAGTTCAGGTGGATTGCGTTCTAGTGGATTATCGATTCAAACCACAGGTAGGGGAAATTCTGGTAACTTAATCATCAATACCAAAAAATTATCTATTCGAGAAGGGGCAGAAATTTCTGCTTCTACCTATGGCGCAGGTAATGGAGGCAATATTATCATTAACGCCTCGGAAATTGTGGAATTAAAGGGGATCTCCAACAGCAGGAATACGCTCCTTCCCAGTAGAATTGTGGCTGAGGCTGGCAATAATATTCGAGAAGTTAATCGCAACGCACCCTCAGCGCCAGTCACAGGAAAAGGGGGTAATCTTGCCATCAATACTCGACAATTAACTATTCAAGATGAAGCCAGACTGACTGTTAGTAGTCGCAGTGAAAACCGCAATGCTCAAGGTGCAGGCACATTAGACGTGAAAGCTAGTAATATTTTACTGAACAATCAAGGACAAATTGCGGCTACAACCTTTATTGGTCAAGGTGGGAATATCAAACTGGCAGCTCAAGACTTTTTAGTCCTGCGTCGCCATAGTACAATATCTACCACAGCAGGCACAGCTAGAGCTGGTGGTGATGGTGGCAATATTGATATCAACACAGATTTTATCGTCACTGCTCGTGGTGAAAATAGCGATATCACAGCTAATGCGTTTAGAGGTAGTGGGGGTAAGGTCAATATTACAGCCCAAAGTATTTTTGGGATTAAGCCTCTGAGTCGTCAAGAACTACAAACCTTATTAGCAACAGATAATCCAGACGCAATCAATCCCAGCCTATTGTTGAGTAATGATATCACGGCGATTTCTCAACAAAGTCCTTCCTTAAGTGGTCAGGTAACACTTAACACACCAGAATCAGACCCCTCAAGCGGACTTGTCGAACTAACAACAGATATTGTGGATGTTTCTGGTTTAATTAATCAAAATCTCTGTGTCGCCGCTAGTCAAGGCAGTGAATTTATCATCACCGGACGTGGGGGTTTACCGCCCTCTCCTTATGAAATTCTTAACCTGAATACTGGGTGGGAAGATTGGCAAATAAGTGAGTTGGCAAGTAGGAGTGTGCAGAAAAAAAATTCTCAATCTCATACTCCTAATGCTTTACTCCCTACTCGCATTACTGAGGCTCAAGGTTGGGTGAAAAATTTAGATGGTACTGTAATTTTGACATCTCAACCTGTAGTTTCTACACCGCAAGGTACTTGGTTAAGTCATCCAACCTGCCAACATAATTAA